CGGTGTGGGGCGCGCTGTTCGTCATCGCCTTCTTCCTCGCCCTGCGGAAGGGCTGAGCGTGCGCGAGCCGGTCGCCGGCAACGACGCCATCTGGCTGCAGGACTCCGCCACCAACCTGATGGTGATCAACGCCGTGATCACCACCGACCGGCTGGATCTCGCCACCCTGCGCGAGGCCTTCCGGGTGCGGGTCATCGAGGCCGAGGGCGGCCGCCGGTACGACCGTTTTCACCAGCGGGTCCGGCGGGAGGGGGCGCGGCCCTACTGGGAGGATGACCCCGACTTCGACATCGCACGCCAGATCATCCCCGCGCGGGAAGCGGGCGTCGAGACCCGCGCGGCGCTGCAGCGCTATGTGGGCGAGGAAGCCGGCCGGCCCCTCCCGGCGGACCGCCCGCTGTGGCAGATCCAGCTGGTGGAGCAGTTCGAGGGCGACGGCAGCGCGCTGGTCGTGCGGGTGCACCACTGCATCGGCGACGGCATGGCGCTGGTGGCGGTGATCTTCGCCCTGATGGAGGAGATGACGGCCGAGCACCCCGCGGCGCCGGCCCGCGGCGGGATCCGCCCCTCGGCGGGGGCGCCGGGGCGCGGCCTGCTCAAGGCCCTGCTCATCCCCCTCGCCGCGCCGGGCATCCTGATCAAGCGGCTGCTCTGGTGGCCCGACCGCCACGCACTCCACGGGCCGGCCGTGTCGGGGAAGAAGGTGGTGGCCTGGACCGCCCCGCTCGACCTCGCGGTGGTCAAGGCCGCCAAGAACCGGCTGGGCGCCACGGTCAACGACGTGCTGATGGCCTCGGTGTCGGGCGCGGTGAGCCGCTACCTGGCGCGGCACGCGGGCCAGTCCATCACCCAGTTCCGCATCTCCATGCCGGTCAACGTGCGCCGCCCCGACGCCCCGCTCCGGCTGGAGAACCGCTTCGCGGCGGTGCCCCTCACCCTGCCGGCCGGGATCAGCGACCTCGGCACTCGAGTCACCGCCGTGAAGGCGCGGATGGACGAACTCAAGCGCTCGGTGGCGCCGATCGTGGTCTACGGCATCCAGGTCACCCTGCTGACCGTGCTGCCGCACGGGGTCAGCCGCTGGCTGATCGACTTCCTCGCCAACAAGTGCACCGCGGTGGTGACCAACATGCCCGGGCCCCAGCGGCTGGTGACGCTGGCGGGGCGACAGGTGCGCGGCATGATGTTCTGGGTGCCCCAGCGGGCGGACATCGGGGTGGGGATCTCGGTGCTGAGCTTCGCCGGCAAGGTGCAGGTGGGGGTCATCGCCGACGCGCGGCTGCTGCCCGACGCGGGGCTCCTGGTCGAGGCCTTCGAGGAGGAGTTCGCGGCGCTACGGGCGCTGTAGCCGCGCGCGCCGACGCGTCGGCGCCGGCCGTTCCAGCCGCGCCAGCACCCCCGACAGCCGCGCCGCGAGCTTCCCGCCGCTCCGCCCGTTCACCAGCCCCACCCCATCCCACACGCTGCGCGCCTCGTCGGCCAGGATCTCGGTGCGCAGGCGGTACCCGTGCCGCGCCAGCACCGGGGCCAGCGCGTGGCGCCGCCGCCAGAGGTCCCGCCGGGTGGCGCGGTAGCCGATCTCGCACACCTCGCGGCGGCTCTTGAAACTGAAGATGTTGCTGAAGAAGAGCCGATACTCGCTCCGCTCCGGTTCGAGGAGCACCACGTCCGTGCCGGGGAAGTGGCTGCGGTAGCGCGCCATCCCCACCACCATCCGGCTGTGGATCAGGGTGCGGAAGGTCTGCGACAGGATGGCCGGCATGCCCCGCTTGAGCAGCGCCCCGGGCTGCAGGGCGCCGCTGGCCTCCCCCTCCGCCACGTTCACCGGGACCAGCGGATTCACGCAGAAGAGCAGCTTGGCCCCGTGTTCCAGGGCCACCGAGGCGTGCACGGTCTTGAGCAGCACCCCGTCCACGCACAGCCGCCCGTTGACCTCCACCGGCGGGTAGAGGCCGGGGACCGCGGTGCTCGCCTGCACCGCCCGGCTGATGGGCACCCGGTCCCACCCCGGGCCGCCGAAGACGATCGGCGCCCCGGCCTCGAGGTCGGCGGCGATGACGAACAGTCGCTGCCGCAGCTTGCGGAAGTCGTCGGTGCGGCCGCGGCGGCCGAACATCGCCTCCAGGTACCGCCGGATCGGTTCGTTGTCGAAGAGGCCGAGCGGGAGGGCGCGGGTGAGCCGGGTCAGCGACTCGACCAGCGTCTGGTCCTCGGGAGACCGGGTGAACTGCCACAGCGCGTCGGCGAAGAGCCTGGGCAGCTGCACGCCGCGCCGGGCCCACTCGCGATACGCCGGGATGAAGAAGGTGGCCGGGTCGAACGGGGTATCGTCCGACGTGTCGGCCACCAGCGCCCGGACCAGCTGGACGGTGTCCTGCCCGTTGGCGAGCGAGGCGGCCAGGAACGCCCCCGCGCTGACGCCGACGTAGACACCGCAGTCCGTCAGGGCGAGCCCTTCGACCGCCTCCTCGAGGGCCCGGAGGGCGCCGACCTCGTACACGGCGCCCGCCGGTCCGCCGCCGGCCAGGGCGAGCCCCAGCCGGCGGTTGTGCCGTCCCCGCCTGACGGTGGGCACGGCCGCCTCACCTAGGCCCCGACCGCCTCGGCCCGGGCGGGACGGCGGGTCTTCCCGCGCGCCTTGCCGCGGCTCTTGGCCACGACCTTGGTGAGCTCCTCGACCCGCTTGGTCAGGGTCGCGATCTCCTTGCGGGTGGGCACGCCCAGCCGGTGCATCGCGTTGGTCATCCCGGCCTCGATCGGAGTGGCGATCTTCGCCACGGCGGTCCGGGCCTCGCCCCGCATGTCCTCGGCCCGGCTCACCAGGGTGTGGATGCGCGCCTTGTTGAGCTTCTCCATCCCCTCACCCTTCTTCACCAGCTGCTGGAACAGCTTGCCGCCCTCTTCGCCCGCCAGGGCAAAGGCGCCCAGGCCCGCGAGCCAGATGTCGTGCGCCGACTCCTTGAACATCGGGAGCGCCTGGGCCTTCTTGGTGGTCTTCTTCGCCATACATCCTCCTGGGTACCCGGCACTCGGGCCGGTCGTGCTATGGGTGACGTGCGCGCGTGTTACCGGGTTTCCGACGTCCGCGGCCGGCGGGTAGCCCGCCGGGCCTTCGGTTGGTGCGTCTCCAGCTCGCCGAGGGAAGCCTCCAGCTCCGCCAGCCGGAACCGCAACAGGTCCAGCTCCTCCTGCATCCCCGTCACCGGGGTGATCTTCTCCACCGACGCGCGGACCAGCCGGTCCACGCCGGACTGCACCGTCTCCACGCCCTCCTGGATGGCCCGTCCGCCGCGCCGGATCACGTCGTGCAGGAACTCGCTCGGCAGGAACGAGACGCCGCGCTTGTGGTCCTCATAGATGATCTGGGCCAGCGTCTGGGCGGTCACGTCCTCGTGGCTCCCGCTGTCCACCACCCGGAGCTCCTGGCCCTCGCGGATCCAGAGGGCGATCTCGTCGAGCGAGACGTACCGGCTCTCCTCGGTGTCATAGAGCTTGCGGCTCCCGCCGCCATACCGCTTGATGAGCCGGATCATGCTGCGCCTCCATTCGGGACGCCAGCAATATACCGCACTGCGGCATAAACGCAAGCCCCGGATACCGCAGTGCGGCAAGTATCGGTCGGAGCGGGAGTTGGCGGGGGTGACCCCGCCAGCGGGCGGAACTACGCCAGCTGGTCGGTGAGGAGGCCGCCCAGCGCGGCGAGGCCGGCCAGGTCGGCGGGGGGAGCCGCCTGCAGCGGAAGGGCGAGCAGCGGCTCTCCCTTGGCGAGCAGGGCGCGGAGCCGGGCGAGGCCCCGCGCGTCGCGCTCCCCGAGGAAGCGGAACAGCGCCATGCCGGCGGCGCATTCGGGCGGCACCGGGGCGCCGTCGGCGACCTCGGGGTGGAGCTGGTTGACGACCAGCGGGCCCACCCGGTGGCCGGCCTCCCGCAGCTTGCGGGCGAAGAACATCGTGTCGGGAATCCGGTCCTCCCCGGGACCGCTCACCAGCACAAAGAGCGTGTCCGGCGCCCGCAGCAGCTTGCGGACCTCGCCGGCGCGGGCGCGGAAGCCGCCGTACAGCGGCGCAAAGGCCCGGAAGAACTCCACGGTATCGTGGAGCAGGCGCACGCCGATGAGGCGGTCGGCGATCCCCTCGGCGCCCCTGGCCGCGAGCCGCAGCGGCAGCGCCGCCAGCCCGCCCCCCTCCTCCCACCAGGGCGCCAGCGCGATCTTGACCGCCCCGCTGTCGAGGAAGCCCACGATGCGGTCGGGCGCCTCGAGGAAGTCGAGTGCCTGCCGGGTGGGTGGGGTATCGAGGATGACCCGATCGTACTTCCCCTCCGACTCCACCTCGAAGAGCCGTTCCACCGCCATGTACTCGAGGATGCCGGCGAGGTTGCCGGCGAGGTCGCGGTAGAAGCGGTTCTGGTAGATGCGATTGGCCGCCGCGGGGCTCGGGGCGTAGCGCTTGATGAGGCGGTCAAAGGTGGCACGGGCATCGAGCAGCGCCACGTCGAGATCGCCCCGCACGCCGGCCACCTTCACGGGATGGTCCTTCGCCTCCTCACCCACGCCGAGGGCATCCTTGAGCCGGAGCGAGGGGTCGAAGGTCATCACGAGGGTGCGGGCCCCCTCGGCGGCGGAGACCAGCCCCATCGACGCGGCCAGCGTGGTCTTGCCCACGCCCCCGGCCCCCACCACCACCAGCAGTCGCTGGTCGAGCACGCCGAGCTGGCTCATGGGAGCGGCAGCTCCATCAGCTGCACCACGCGGTCGAGCAGCGCGGGGCCACGGGTGAGCGGCAGGAGGGGGAGCTCGAGCCGCGGTCCCTTCCACGCCTGCCGGATGCGGGCCAGCTCGCGCTCGTTGACGGCGCGACGTTCGCGCCAGAGGGAGAGGCTCGGCGACTCCGCGGCCGGGCGGCTTGGCGGGCCGGCCGGGAACTCGGGGTACAGGCCGTTCACCACCACCGCCTCGGGCGGGCGTCCCATGCGCTGCTTGAGGAGCGCGATCAGCTCCAGCGTCTCCTGCACCGGCATCTCCTCCGCCAGCGTGGCGATCATCACCCCGCAGGCGTTGGGATCGGCGATGAAGCGCGCCAGCTGCTGCGACATCTCGCCCAGCTGGCCGCCGGCCACCACCTCCGCCAGGTGCAGCGGGGCCGTGAGCATCGAGACCCCGTGACCGGTGGCGGGCGCGTCGAGCACCACCACGTCGGCGGAGTGGCGGTACTCGCCCAGGACGGTCCGGAGGGCGTAGCCGAGCACCGCCATCTCCTTGAGCCCGGGGGCGCCGGCCACCGACTGCTGAAACACCTGGCTGCCGATGATCCGGTTGGCGAGCGGCGCGAGCGGGACCTTCTCGCGCACCAGCGACTCGATCACGGCGTGGGGCTGGAGGTTCTGGAGTCCGAGCTTCGGGGAGACCTTGATAATGGCGCCGGCGGAGGGCTCGGTGCCGAACAGCTGGTGCAGGCTCTCGCGGGGATCGATCTCGAGCAGCAGCGTCTTGCGGCCGGCGGCGGCCAGCAGGCGGCCAATCGCGGCCGTGAGAGTCGTCTTTCCGACGCCTCCCTTGCCCGTCACCACGATGAGGCGGCGGCGCGCGAGCTGCTGGATGAGCTTCATGAAGGTGTGGGCATGGCCGGTTGCCCGCCGAAGCTACCACCGACCGTGATGCGGGCCAAGTCGGCGTTCAACGTCTCGTCAAGAGTGCTTGCGGCCACCTGAGCCGCCCCATACGCTTCGGCGTGCGCGATACCTACGATTACGTGATCATCGGCTCCGGTTTCGGCGGGAGCGTGTCCGCGATGCGGCTGGCGGAGAAGGGGTACCGGGTGCTCCTGCTGGAGCGCGGCCGCCGCTTCGCGGACGACGAGTTCGCCCCCACGACCTGGCACCTCCCCCGTTACCTCTGGGCGCCGAGCCTCGGCTGCCACGGCATCCTGCAGATCAGCGCCTTCCGCAATGTCTTCGTGCTGCACGGCGCCGGCGTCGGCGGCGGCAGCCTGGGCTACGCCAACGTGCTGATGGAACCCGGCAGCGAGGCGTTCGACTCCCCGGCGTGGCGGCGGCCGGTGGCGTGGGGCGAGGCGCTCAAGCCGCACTACGCCGAGGCCCGGCGGATGCTCGGCGTGGCCGAGAATCCGCGGTTGTGGCCGGCGGATCACCTGCTGCGGCAGATCGCCACGGACATGGGGCGGGGCGAGAGCTTCCGGCCGGTGCCGGTGGGCACCTTCTTCGGGGCGCCGGGCCAGGAGGGGATGGAGGTGCCCGATCCCTACTTCGGCGGCGAGGGGCCGGCGCGTCGGGGCTGCACCCACTGCGGCGGCTGCATGGTGGGGTGCCGCTACAACAGCAAGAACACCCTGCCCAAGAACTACCTCCACTTCGCCGAGAAGTGGGGCGCCGACATCCGACCCGACACCACGGTACGCGACATCCGCCCGCTGGCGGGGCTGCAGCCCGACGGCGCACGCTACGAGGTGCACCACCAGCGGAGCCGCGGCTGGAGCCGGCCCCACGGGGCGCCGATCCGCGCCCGGCATGTCATCGTGTCCGCCGGCACCCTCGGCACGCTGCGGCTGCTGTTCCGTTGCCGTGATCGCACCCGTTCCCTCCCCGCGATCTCGCGGCGGCTGGGGACGATGGTGCGCACCAACAACGAGGCGCTGCTGGGCAGCGTCTCGCGCACCGCCGCGACAGATTACTCGCAGGGGATCGCGATCACGTCGATCTTCCGCGCCGACAACGTCACCACGATCGAGCCGGTGCGGTACCCCGCCGGGAGCTCGGCCATGCGGCTCCTGGGCGGGCCGATGATCGACTCGGGGGGGCTGCTGTCGCGGCTGGGGCAGTCGGTGCTGGAGATCGTGCGGCGGCCCGGCGACTTCCTGCGCACCCACCTGCTGCCGGGCTGGGCGGAGCGGACCACGATCCTGCTGGCGATGCAGTGGGAGGACAATCGCATCCGGCTCCGGCCGGGGCGGAGCCTCTTCACCGGCTTCCGCGATGACCTGGTGTCGGAGCCGGACCGCGAGGCGACGATCCCCACCAAGATCGAAGTCGGCCACCAGGTGACCCGGACCTTCGCCGCGCGCTCGGGCGGCATCGCGATGGGGTCGGTGAACGAGGCGCTGTTCGACATCCCGATGACGGCGCACATCCTGGGCGGGGTGCCCTTTGGCGCCGACGCCGAGGAGGGGGTCATCGACGCGGACTGCCAGGTGCACGGCTACCCGGGGCTCTATGTAGTGGACGGCTCGATCATGCCGGCCAATCCCGGCGTCAACCCGAGCCTCACCATCACGGCATTGGCCGAGTACGCCATGAGCCGGGTGCCGGCCGCGGCCCGGGCGCGCGCGGCCACCGGCTGATGCGGGCCGAGCGCGTCACGGCGGAGGCCCTGGCGTCGGGCGACCGCGACGGGCTGGCGGGCGCGGTGCTGCTGGCGCCGGTGCGGCTCGGGGCGGAGCTGATCGCGAAGGGCACGCGGCTGGACGCGGAGGCATCCCGCCAGCTGCATGAGGCGGCGCAGGGCGGGCGGCTCCCGGCCTCCCTCCGCCTGGCCTGGCCCGACCCGGGTGACTTGCACGAGGACGCCGCCGCCGCCGCGCTCGCCGGTGCGATCGCCGGCCCGGGGGTGGCGCGCGGCGCCCCGCGGCAGAGCCGGGTGGACCTCACCGCGCGCACCGACGGGGTGCTGCGGGTGCAGGTCGAGGCGCTGGCGCGGCTCAACCGGGTGGATCCGCTGGAGGTCTTCACCCTGTTCCACGGCCAGGCGGTGCGCGCGGGCCAGGTGGTGGCGAGCGCCAAGGTGGCCCCGCACCTCGTGGCAGGGCACGCGGTGGCCGCGGGGATCGCGGTCGCGCGGGCGTCGGCCCCGCTGGTGGACGTCGCGCCATACCTGCCCCTGCCCGTCGCGGCGA
The Gemmatimonadota bacterium DNA segment above includes these coding regions:
- a CDS encoding phasin family protein — its product is MAKKTTKKAQALPMFKESAHDIWLAGLGAFALAGEEGGKLFQQLVKKGEGMEKLNKARIHTLVSRAEDMRGEARTAVAKIATPIEAGMTNAMHRLGVPTRKEIATLTKRVEELTKVVAKSRGKARGKTRRPARAEAVGA
- a CDS encoding DUF1298 domain-containing protein; translated protein: MREPVAGNDAIWLQDSATNLMVINAVITTDRLDLATLREAFRVRVIEAEGGRRYDRFHQRVRREGARPYWEDDPDFDIARQIIPAREAGVETRAALQRYVGEEAGRPLPADRPLWQIQLVEQFEGDGSALVVRVHHCIGDGMALVAVIFALMEEMTAEHPAAPARGGIRPSAGAPGRGLLKALLIPLAAPGILIKRLLWWPDRHALHGPAVSGKKVVAWTAPLDLAVVKAAKNRLGATVNDVLMASVSGAVSRYLARHAGQSITQFRISMPVNVRRPDAPLRLENRFAAVPLTLPAGISDLGTRVTAVKARMDELKRSVAPIVVYGIQVTLLTVLPHGVSRWLIDFLANKCTAVVTNMPGPQRLVTLAGRQVRGMMFWVPQRADIGVGISVLSFAGKVQVGVIADARLLPDAGLLVEAFEEEFAALRAL
- a CDS encoding ArsA family ATPase, whose product is MKLIQQLARRRLIVVTGKGGVGKTTLTAAIGRLLAAAGRKTLLLEIDPRESLHQLFGTEPSAGAIIKVSPKLGLQNLQPHAVIESLVREKVPLAPLANRIIGSQVFQQSVAGAPGLKEMAVLGYALRTVLGEYRHSADVVVLDAPATGHGVSMLTAPLHLAEVVAGGQLGEMSQQLARFIADPNACGVMIATLAEEMPVQETLELIALLKQRMGRPPEAVVVNGLYPEFPAGPPSRPAAESPSLSLWRERRAVNERELARIRQAWKGPRLELPLLPLTRGPALLDRVVQLMELPLP
- a CDS encoding ArsA family ATPase — its product is MSQLGVLDQRLLVVVGAGGVGKTTLAASMGLVSAAEGARTLVMTFDPSLRLKDALGVGEEAKDHPVKVAGVRGDLDVALLDARATFDRLIKRYAPSPAAANRIYQNRFYRDLAGNLAGILEYMAVERLFEVESEGKYDRVILDTPPTRQALDFLEAPDRIVGFLDSGAVKIALAPWWEEGGGLAALPLRLAARGAEGIADRLIGVRLLHDTVEFFRAFAPLYGGFRARAGEVRKLLRAPDTLFVLVSGPGEDRIPDTMFFARKLREAGHRVGPLVVNQLHPEVADGAPVPPECAAGMALFRFLGERDARGLARLRALLAKGEPLLALPLQAAPPADLAGLAALGGLLTDQLA
- a CDS encoding GMC family oxidoreductase, translated to MRLAEKGYRVLLLERGRRFADDEFAPTTWHLPRYLWAPSLGCHGILQISAFRNVFVLHGAGVGGGSLGYANVLMEPGSEAFDSPAWRRPVAWGEALKPHYAEARRMLGVAENPRLWPADHLLRQIATDMGRGESFRPVPVGTFFGAPGQEGMEVPDPYFGGEGPARRGCTHCGGCMVGCRYNSKNTLPKNYLHFAEKWGADIRPDTTVRDIRPLAGLQPDGARYEVHHQRSRGWSRPHGAPIRARHVIVSAGTLGTLRLLFRCRDRTRSLPAISRRLGTMVRTNNEALLGSVSRTAATDYSQGIAITSIFRADNVTTIEPVRYPAGSSAMRLLGGPMIDSGGLLSRLGQSVLEIVRRPGDFLRTHLLPGWAERTTILLAMQWEDNRIRLRPGRSLFTGFRDDLVSEPDREATIPTKIEVGHQVTRTFAARSGGIAMGSVNEALFDIPMTAHILGGVPFGADAEEGVIDADCQVHGYPGLYVVDGSIMPANPGVNPSLTITALAEYAMSRVPAAARARAATG
- a CDS encoding patatin-like phospholipase family protein; its protein translation is MPTVRRGRHNRRLGLALAGGGPAGAVYEVGALRALEEAVEGLALTDCGVYVGVSAGAFLAASLANGQDTVQLVRALVADTSDDTPFDPATFFIPAYREWARRGVQLPRLFADALWQFTRSPEDQTLVESLTRLTRALPLGLFDNEPIRRYLEAMFGRRGRTDDFRKLRQRLFVIAADLEAGAPIVFGGPGWDRVPISRAVQASTAVPGLYPPVEVNGRLCVDGVLLKTVHASVALEHGAKLLFCVNPLVPVNVAEGEASGALQPGALLKRGMPAILSQTFRTLIHSRMVVGMARYRSHFPGTDVVLLEPERSEYRLFFSNIFSFKSRREVCEIGYRATRRDLWRRRHALAPVLARHGYRLRTEILADEARSVWDGVGLVNGRSGGKLAARLSGVLARLERPAPTRRRARLQRP